Below is a window of Halorhodospira halophila DNA.
AACTTCATCATCTCCACGCCGGTGACCGAGACCTCCGGCGTGCGGCGGAGCATGTTGAACAGGCCGATGCGAAAGAGCCGCCCGAAGCGCTCGTTGATCATCTCCAGGGTCGGCATCCGGCCCCGGACGATGCGCTCCTCGGCGGTAAAGGTGTACGGCCGGAGTTCGCCGGTATCCTCTTCGTCCTCGGTGTCGACGTCGCCGTCGTCGATCCCGTGGAGGAGCGCGTCGATCTCGTCCTGGCTGAGGATATCCTGCTGCGACATGACGACCGCCCGCTACTGCATTACGAAACTGGTGAAGTAGACCGCTTCGACCTCGCCCTCGATCCCGCGCTCATCGAGGATGTCGTTGATCTCCTCGAGCGAGGCGTGCCGCAGATCCTCGCGCCCGGCCCGGGTGTTGAGCGCCTCGAAGCTCTGATCAGCGAAGAGCATCAGCAGGTTGTTGCGGATCACCGGCATGTGCCGCTCCACGCCCTCGAGCGCCTGGTCGGTGCGCGCCATGACCTCGACCTCGGCCTGCAGGTAGCTGATCCGCTGACCCCGCTCGAAATTGACGGTCAAAGGCGGCTCCAGCTTGAGGTACTGCGGATCCCCCAGGTCGGGCTCTGCGTCCGCATGCATGCCCGGCGGCGTGATGTAGCCGAACGCCAGGGCCCCCACGGTGCCCATGGTCACGACCATCATCAACGCCATGATCCCCATGAATATGTAGACAATCTTCGGCACTGGTATGCCTCCCCGTGCCCTATCAATGCACTGACTGTGCCGTGACGCCGGCGCTGCTGCTGCCGACTCCCCATGCTACCGCATCACCCGCCGGCGACGCCTGTTGACGCCTTGTTGCATTTGCAACTAGATTGCACTGGACGCCGGAGGCGGCCGCTGTGGACTCTCTTGTGCTATCGGCCACCAGCGCCGGGAACTTGACCACAGCAGCGCGACAGCGGCCACAACCGCCCGGCGCGTCACTCAATCCAGGGGAGCCCGAACATGTCACGATACCACGCCCAATGGCGCCGATCGGCCCTGCTGGCCACCGGTTTGGGCGGCGCAGCCCTGCTGCTCGGCAGTGCCCACGCCCAGTCGCCCACCGACGAACCCACCGTCGAGCAGGGACCGGAACCCACCGTCAGCGCCGACCCCGGCCCGATGCAGCGGGCCACCGCCTCCAGCGAGCAGATCGGCGCCGGCACACTGATGAACCCGTCCATCTCCGTGATCTTGGACGGCGTGTACGGCAACGAGTTCTCCGGCCACGTCGATGACCCCGGCGGCTTCGGCATGGGCCACAGCCACGGTCACGGCCACGACCACGCCCACGGGATCGAGGACGGCTTCCAGCTGCGCGAGACGGAGATCGCCTTCGAGGCCTCGGTGGACCCGTATTTCGACGCCTTCGCGATGCTGGTCATCGAGGGCACCGACCACATCGACCTGGAGGAGGCGTACTTCACCACCCGCAGCCTGCCCTGGGGCCTGCAGGTGAAGGCCGGCCGGTTCCTCTCCGACACCGGCTACATCAACAGCCAGCACCCCCACGAGTGGGACTTCGTGGACCGCCCGCTGGTCAGCGAGCACCTCTTCGGCGACCACGGCATCCAGGAGACCGGCGTGCAGCTCAACTGGCTGGCGCCCACCCGCACCTACCTGAAGTTCGGTGTCGAGACTCTGCAAGGTGAGAGCAGCGGAATCGCCCCGTACGAGGGGCACGACCACGGCTTCGACGATGTCTCCGGCCCGCGCCTCGGGACCGCCTTCGCCAAGTGGGGACCGAACCTCGGTTACAATCACAACGCGCAGTTTGGGGCATCCGCAGGCTACGCCCGTGCCTTCCAGAAGGGCGATATCGACGACGAGGAGGACGCCTGGGACGGCGACAGCTGGTTCGCCGGCCTCGACGCGATCTATCGCTACGACGCCGGTGGTTATAAGGGCCAGGGCGACTGGACCGTACAGGGCGAGTACTTCTACCGGAACATCGAAGCCGACTTTTATGACGACGGAGATTTCGAATACGCCGGCACCAGCAAGCAGGACGGCCTCTATCTCCAGGCGGTCTACGGCATCGCCCCGCGCTGGCGGACCGGCCTGCGCGCCGAAGCCCTGGGCATCACCAACGACGCCTTCGGGCACGATGAGATCGAGGCCCTAGACACCAGCTACCGCTACGCGGCCAACGTGACCTTCTACCCGTCGCACTTCTCGTACATCCGGGCTCAGGTCAACTACTCCGACTTCGCCGGTGGCGCTGGGCATGGGCATGGGCACGGACACGACCACGGGGAAGACGCCTGGCAGGCGATGCTCCAGTACAACCTGAGCCTCGGCGCCCACGGCGCCCATCCGTTCTGAGCGCGCCGCGCCGCCATCGAAAAGGGAGTCGAATGATGTTCAAGCGCATCCTTGCCACCGCGGTCCTCGCCACCGCCCTCGCCGCCGGCCCCGCCGCGGCGGAGCGGCTGCAGGTGGCCGCGACCACCACCAACATGGCCATGATCACCCAGCAGGTCGGCGGCGATCATGTGGAGGTCACCAACATGGCCCCGCCGGACCGGGACGCCCACTACCTGGAGGCGCGTCCGTCGATGATGGCCGCCCTGCGCGGGGCCGACCTGGTGGTCTCGGTGGGCGCCGAGTTGGAGGAGGGCTGGCTGCCCGCCGCCATCCGCGGCGCCAACAACCCGGACGTGCAGATCGGTCAGGACGGCTACTTCGAGGCCGCCGCCCAGGTGGAGCTGATCGGCCAGACCGGTCACGCCGACCGCGCCCGGGGTGATGTCCACCCGGCAGGCAACCCCCACGTCTACCTGGACCCCGTCCGCATGGCCGAGGTAGGCCAGGCCCTGGCCTCGCGGCTGGGCGACCTGGCCCCGGAACACGCCGAGCACTTCTACAGCAACGCCGATGACTTCCAGGCCGCCGTCGAAGAGCGGTTGCCCGGCTGGGAGGAGCGCGTCGCCGACGCCCCCGGGGTGCTGGTCTTCCACGCGGACATCGACTATCTGGTGCACCGCCTGGACGTGCCCCTGCACGGCTACCTGGAGCCGCTGCCCGGCGTACCGCCCACCGCCCGCCACCTGCGGCGGCTGGTCAATGAGCTGGCGGACGAGCGGGGCGTAACGCTTTTCGCCGACTTCCAGCCGGCGGACGGGGCCCGGTTCATCGAGCGGGAGCTGGGCTGGTCCTACTACAGTCTGCCCACCCAGGTCCCGGTGGACGGCGATGCCGACGACTACTTCGCGGTCATCGACGAGCTGGTTGAGGCCATCGCCTCGCCGGCCTCCTGAGCCGACCCGGCGGTACCGGCTGGCCAGCCGGTACCGCGCCCCTTACCATGACGCGACCCGGACGGGGCACGGTCCCGCCCGGGTCGTTCTTCCCCACGACAAGGATCCATCTCGTGGCGCAACCGCTTCTCGAGATCGAACAGCTGCGGGCTGGCTACGGCGAGCCGGTGGTCGGCCCGGTTTCTCTGCAGGTCCACCCCGGCGAGGTGATCGGCCTGGCCGGCCCCAACGGCTGCGGCAAGAGCACGGTGCTCAGTGTCCTCACCGGCCAGGCGCAGCGCTTCGGCGGCCAGGCCAAAACGGCTGCCGGCGCCGGCATCGCGTGCCAGTCCCAGGCCCCGTACCAGGGCGGCGAGCTACCGCTGCGCGGCGACGAGCTCCTGACGCTGATGGGCGCCGACCCCGCCACCCTGCCCGAGCCGCTGCAGCCGCTACTGCGCCGGCGCATCGACCGCCTCAGCGGCGGGCAGCGCCAGAGCCTACTGGTCTGGTCCGTCCTCGGCCACCCCGGGGCCCTGGTGCTCCTCGATGAACCCACCAACAACCTGGACGCCCGCGGCCGGCAGCTGCTCATCGAGGGGCTGAATCGCCTGGACGCCGGGCGCGGGGCGCTGGTGATCAGCCACGACGCCGACTTCATCCGCCAGGTCTGCCACCGGGTGGTCACCCTGGAGCCGGGCGGGCATCTGCAGCGAACGGAGACGGCCGCGTAATGGAACTGCTCTTCGACCCCCTGTTCCGTCTGCCGTTCTTCGCCGGGCTGACCGCCGCCGTGGCGGTGGCGGTGGTCGGGCTCTACCTGCGCCTGCGCGGCGAGTGGCTGGCCGCCCTGGGCTTCGCCCACCTGGCCGGCGCCGGCGGCGTGGCGGGCCTGCTGCTCGGCGCCCCGCCGCTGGTCGCGGCCCTGGCGGCGAGCGCCGTGGCGGTGGCGATCAAGGGCGCCCTGCACCGAACCGGCAACGACGTCTACGCCTGGCTGATCCTCTTCGGTTGGGCGGCGATGATGCTCGGCGCCTCGATGACCTACCACGCCAAGCTCCTCGGCGAGAACCTGATGGAGGGGCAGCTCTACTTCGTCGGTGCCGAGGAGTTGTGGGCGACGCTGATCGTCGCCGGTGCCGCCGCCGTGCTCCTGCCGATCATCTCGCGCCGGCTGCTGCGCCACGAGCTCTTCCCCGGCCACGACGCCGCCAACGGCAAGCCGCTGTGGCCGGTGACGCTCGGTTTCGATCTGATCGCCGCGGCGGTAGTGGCGATCACGGCGCTGGTGATGGGGGTGATGGCCGCCTTCGCCCTGGTCTTCATCCCGGCCTGGCTGGCCTTCGCCCTGGCGGGCGGATGGCGGCGCGCCGTGGCCTGGGCGGCGGGGCTGGCCGCTGCGATCTACACCGCGGCGTTCGTCACCGCCATGGCGCTGGATCTGCCCTTTGCCACGGTCCTGGTGGGCATCGCGGCGGCCGTGGCGCCGCTGCGCCTGCTTGCCGGGCGGCTTCAGGCGTAGTGGTCGATCAGCCCGCGGCCGCTACTGCCGGCTGCGGCGGCCTCCCCGGCGTCCTCGCCTTCTGACTCGGCGGCCTGCAGGGACTCACCGCCGTCGGGATCGGTCTCGTCGTCACCGCCGTCGCCCTGGGAGATATTCACGTCCACCTCCCCCTGACCCTGGTCGGCCAGGAACTGCTTGAGCCGCTCCAGGTCCTGCTCCAGGGCCTCGCGGGTGGCCGCGTTGTGCGTGGTGATGTTCACCGTGGTGCGCTCGTCACCGACGTTGACCTGGATGTCCAGCGGGCCGAGGCCGGGCGGATTGAGCTGCAGCCGGGCCTGCTGGACATTCTCGTTGACCATCCACACCACCCGCTCGCCCACAGCGGGGGTGAAACCCTGTTGACCCACCGGCTGCTGCACGGTGAACTGCAGGCCGCCGCCGCGCTGACTGCCCTCCAGCCCCTGGGCGGCAGCCAGCAGTCCGCTGAACTCGCCACGAGCGGCGCCCTCGTCCCGACCGCGCTGGCCCGACTGCAATGCCTGCAGCAGCGCCTCGGCGGCGGCGCCCCGCTCACCGCTGCCGGTCTGCCCGCCCTGGCCACCGGGGCTCTGGCCGCCGGCGGGGTCCAGCCCGCCGGAGACGGCGTTAAGCAAACCGCCGGCGCGCAGCTCCCGGGCGATCTGGTCGCCGAGGGCGCCCTGGCGCGCGCCCTCGGCGTCATCGCTCCCCCCGACTCCGGAGAGCATCGCGGTGGTGGCGGCCGCAATGGCGGCCAGGCCACCCTCCCCGGCCTGCTCTTCGACCTGCTCTTCGGCGGGTTCCGCGGCCAGACCGGCACCGTCGAGATGGGCCAGGCGCTCCTGGAGCGCGGCCACCAGCTCCTTGCCCGAGAGCCCCTCGTCCTCCAGCTCGGCCAGCGCCTGCAGGACCTCGGCACGCTCGGCAGCCAGCTGACGCTGGCCCTCCAGCCACGCCTCAAGGCGCTCGAGCTTGTCCGTCTCGCCCTCCAGCAGCGCCTGGAGCTTGCTGGAACGCTCCTGTGGGTCGGCGTTGCCCAGCTCTTCGAGCAGCGCCGGGTCGAGCTCCGCCAAGGCCTGCTCGGCGTCCCCTTCGCCCATCCCCGCCAGGGCGTCCATGACGGCCTGCAGTTTCTCGGAGAGCTCATCCAGGTCCGGCGCCACCTCCTCCAGCTCGGCCGGCAGTGCCTCGCCGTCCAGCGGCAAGGCCTCGCCGTCAAGCTTGCCGCCGAGGGCATCGAGCAGCCCCTTGAGGTCAGCCTCATCAAGGCCCGCCTCCTTGAGCGCGGGACTCGCCAGCAGCGCCTCAAGGAACCCGCCGGCCTCGCCCCCGCCGTTCAGGGCTGCGCCCTCCGGGCGCTTGCGCACCGAGGCGTCGAGGTCGAGCGTGGCGGGGTCGATGGGTGGCATGCGGCTTCCTCCAGCGATGGCGACGAACGCGTCCCCGGATCAGGTGCAAGATCCGAACCAGCACGGCGCCCCCGGGGCTACCCCCCCTGGCCGGGCAGATCCCCGCGCTGGATGGCCTGGTAGAGCATGCGCGCCACCTCGTCGGACTCCTGGCGCTCGCGCCGCTCAGCCGCCGCCTGCTCGGCCTCGGCGCGGCGCTCGACGACCTTCTCGATGGTGCGGTGCTCGCCCCAGCGGCGCAGCCACTCCTTGTGCAGCTGGGTGACGCGGCGCTGCTGCTGGGCGATCTGCTGGCGCTGCTGGACGATGGCCTCGTCGAGCCGCGTCAGGAAGGCGTTGAAATCGCGCAGGCGGGCCGCTTCGATGGCGTTGTCCTGGGTCAGCTGGCGGCGGTACTCCTGGCGCATCTCGAGGATCTCCTCCAGGCGCGCCTCGCCCTGGCGCAGCTCCCCCTCGGCCCGGGCCAGCTGGCTGGCGGCCTGCTCCTTGCGCTGGTCGGTCAGCCGCTCCACCGGGCGCAGTCGCTCGGCCCCCTTGCTCATCCGCTCACCTCACCGGTCAGTCGTCCCAGGGATGCCAGGGACTCGTCGAAATCCACCGCCTCGCTCACATCCTGCTGCAGGAAGGCGCGCAGCCGGGGCTGGTACTGAATGGCCTGGTCGACCAGCGGGTCCGAGCCGCGCTGGTAGGCGCCCACGCTGATCAGATCCTCGTTCTGGCGGTAGGCGGTATAAAGCTCCCGGAAGCGCTGCGCCGCCTTCTGGTGGGCGCCGTTGGTGATGGCCATCATGGCGCGGCTGATCGAGGCCTCGACGTCCACCGCCGGGTAGACGCCGGAGTCGGCCAGACTGCGCGAGAGCACCAGGTGGCCGTCGAGGATGGCCCGCGCCGAGTCGGCGATGGGCTCCTGCTGGTCGTCGCCCTCGACCAGCACGGTGTAGAAGGCGGTGATCGAGCCGCCCCCGTCGGCGCCGTTGCCGGCGCGCTCGACCAGCCGCGGCAGCAACCCGAAGACCGACGGCGGATAGCCCTTGGTGGTGGGCGGCTCGCCGATGGCCAGACCGATCTCCCGCTGCGCCTGGGCGTAGCGGGTCAGCGAGTCCATCAGCAGCAGGACGTTGTAGCCCTGGTCGCGGAAGTACTCGGCGATGCTGGTCGCGCGCATGGCGCCGTGGAGCCGGAAAAGCGGCGACGTGTCGGCCGGTGCGGCGACCACCACCGCCCGCGCCAGGCCGTGGCGGCCCAGGATCTCGGTGATGAACTCGCGCACCTCGCGCCCCCGCTCGCCGATCAGCCCCACCACCACGACATCGGCGGTGGTGTAGCGGGTCATCATGCCCAGCAGCACGCTCTTGCCCACCCCGGAGCCGGCGAACAGGCCCATGCGCTGGCCTCGGCCAACGGTGAACAGGGCATTGATCGAGCGCACCCCGACGTCCAGCGGCGCGGCGATGGGGGCGCGCTCGAGGGGGTTGATCGGCTCGGCCATGAGCGGTGTGCGCTCCCGGGCCTTAAGCGGACCGCCGCCGTCGATGGGCTGCCCGCCGCCGTCGATGACCCGGCCGAGCAGCTCCTCGCCCACCCGGGCCTGGGCGCCGCTGCCCCGGGGCACGACCCGGGCATTGGGCATGACGCCGCGCAGATCGCCGGTGGGCATAAGGTAGAGGCGGTCTCCGGCGAAACCCACCACCTCGGCCTCGACGCCGCCCTGGCCGTCCTCGATGGTGCAGCGCGCCCCGAGCGGCGCCCGACACCCCTCGGCCTCCAGGGTCAGGCCGACCATGCGCCGCAGCACGCCCTCCACCGGGGGGCGCACGGGCTCGATGTGCTCGACCCGGCGGCGCACGCGGGCGGTCCAGTCCTGGGCCAGACCAGCAACGGTGCTCACCGACCGCCCCCGTCATCGCCGGCCGGGGCCTCGGCACCCTCGCCACCGGCCTCACCCGCCGTATCGTCCTCCTCGGCGCCGGGGGCACGACCGCGATAGCTGCGCTGCACGGCCTCGCCCCCCTCGCCGGCGTGGGCGTCGCCGAGCAGCTGCTCGGCGACGGCGTCCAGGCGCCGCTCCACGGTGGCGTCCACCCGAGAGGTCTCGGTGGTGACGATGCACCCGCCAGGGGTGAGGTGGGCGTCGGCCACCACCGACCAGCCCTTGTCGCCGACCTCGGTGCCCAGCTGCTCGGTGATGAAGCCGTGCTCCTCCGGGTGGACCTGTATGGTCAGGCCGCGCTCCTGCGCCGGTAGCTCGCGCAGCGCCTGGCGCACTGCCGCCAGGGCGTGCTCCGGGTCGGTACGCAGCTCCTCCAGGGCCAGCCGCCGGGCCACGGAGAAGACCAGGTGCAGCAGCTCATCCTCGGCGTCCCGATCGAGCTGCTCCAGCGGCCGGCCCAGGGTATCGAGCAGGGCCCGCAGCCGGCGCACCAGCACCGCCCCGGCCCGCCGGCCGTCGCTCTGCCCGGCCTGCAGGCCCTCGGGGTAGCCGGCGTGGAAGCCTTCGTGACGACCGGCCTCGTAGCCCTCCTGGTGGCCCTGGCGGCGAGCCGTGGCCCGGATCTCCTCGATCTCCTCGACCGTCGGCAGCGAGCGCCGTGCCTCGTCCTCCAGGCGCAGGCGCTCGGCCACTGCCTGGCGGCGGCGCTCGCGACGGCGGCGGCGCTTCTCGCGCTCGATGCGCCGGGCCTGCTCCTGCTCGGCCTGGCGCTGACGGTCGATCTCGGGCTGGTCGAAGTCGGGCGTCTCCCACGCCTCGGCCGTCTCGGCGAACTCTCCAGGGATGATCCGCAGGCGTCGATCGCCACTGTCCATCCGCGCCCTCCCGGCTGCGACACGCCCCCGGGCTCAGCGGCACCGGGGGGGTGGGGTTCAGACGTACTGGTCGGAGCTACTGACCAGGTTGATGGTGCCCTCGTCGGCCATGCGCTTGGCAACG
It encodes the following:
- a CDS encoding zinc-regulated TonB-dependent outer membrane receptor, which produces MSRYHAQWRRSALLATGLGGAALLLGSAHAQSPTDEPTVEQGPEPTVSADPGPMQRATASSEQIGAGTLMNPSISVILDGVYGNEFSGHVDDPGGFGMGHSHGHGHDHAHGIEDGFQLRETEIAFEASVDPYFDAFAMLVIEGTDHIDLEEAYFTTRSLPWGLQVKAGRFLSDTGYINSQHPHEWDFVDRPLVSEHLFGDHGIQETGVQLNWLAPTRTYLKFGVETLQGESSGIAPYEGHDHGFDDVSGPRLGTAFAKWGPNLGYNHNAQFGASAGYARAFQKGDIDDEEDAWDGDSWFAGLDAIYRYDAGGYKGQGDWTVQGEYFYRNIEADFYDDGDFEYAGTSKQDGLYLQAVYGIAPRWRTGLRAEALGITNDAFGHDEIEALDTSYRYAANVTFYPSHFSYIRAQVNYSDFAGGAGHGHGHGHDHGEDAWQAMLQYNLSLGAHGAHPF
- a CDS encoding flagellar hook-length control protein FliK codes for the protein MPPIDPATLDLDASVRKRPEGAALNGGGEAGGFLEALLASPALKEAGLDEADLKGLLDALGGKLDGEALPLDGEALPAELEEVAPDLDELSEKLQAVMDALAGMGEGDAEQALAELDPALLEELGNADPQERSSKLQALLEGETDKLERLEAWLEGQRQLAAERAEVLQALAELEDEGLSGKELVAALQERLAHLDGAGLAAEPAEEQVEEQAGEGGLAAIAAATTAMLSGVGGSDDAEGARQGALGDQIARELRAGGLLNAVSGGLDPAGGQSPGGQGGQTGSGERGAAAEALLQALQSGQRGRDEGAARGEFSGLLAAAQGLEGSQRGGGLQFTVQQPVGQQGFTPAVGERVVWMVNENVQQARLQLNPPGLGPLDIQVNVGDERTTVNITTHNAATREALEQDLERLKQFLADQGQGEVDVNISQGDGGDDETDPDGGESLQAAESEGEDAGEAAAAGSSGRGLIDHYA
- a CDS encoding metal ABC transporter substrate-binding protein; this translates as MFKRILATAVLATALAAGPAAAERLQVAATTTNMAMITQQVGGDHVEVTNMAPPDRDAHYLEARPSMMAALRGADLVVSVGAELEEGWLPAAIRGANNPDVQIGQDGYFEAAAQVELIGQTGHADRARGDVHPAGNPHVYLDPVRMAEVGQALASRLGDLAPEHAEHFYSNADDFQAAVEERLPGWEERVADAPGVLVFHADIDYLVHRLDVPLHGYLEPLPGVPPTARHLRRLVNELADERGVTLFADFQPADGARFIERELGWSYYSLPTQVPVDGDADDYFAVIDELVEAIASPAS
- the fliJ gene encoding flagellar export protein FliJ, with product MSKGAERLRPVERLTDQRKEQAASQLARAEGELRQGEARLEEILEMRQEYRRQLTQDNAIEAARLRDFNAFLTRLDEAIVQQRQQIAQQQRRVTQLHKEWLRRWGEHRTIEKVVERRAEAEQAAAERRERQESDEVARMLYQAIQRGDLPGQGG
- a CDS encoding ATP-binding cassette domain-containing protein yields the protein MAQPLLEIEQLRAGYGEPVVGPVSLQVHPGEVIGLAGPNGCGKSTVLSVLTGQAQRFGGQAKTAAGAGIACQSQAPYQGGELPLRGDELLTLMGADPATLPEPLQPLLRRRIDRLSGGQRQSLLVWSVLGHPGALVLLDEPTNNLDARGRQLLIEGLNRLDAGRGALVISHDADFIRQVCHRVVTLEPGGHLQRTETAA
- a CDS encoding metal ABC transporter permease; the encoded protein is MELLFDPLFRLPFFAGLTAAVAVAVVGLYLRLRGEWLAALGFAHLAGAGGVAGLLLGAPPLVAALAASAVAVAIKGALHRTGNDVYAWLILFGWAAMMLGASMTYHAKLLGENLMEGQLYFVGAEELWATLIVAGAAAVLLPIISRRLLRHELFPGHDAANGKPLWPVTLGFDLIAAAVVAITALVMGVMAAFALVFIPAWLAFALAGGWRRAVAWAAGLAAAIYTAAFVTAMALDLPFATVLVGIAAAVAPLRLLAGRLQA
- a CDS encoding flagellar basal body-associated FliL family protein; its protein translation is MPKIVYIFMGIMALMMVVTMGTVGALAFGYITPPGMHADAEPDLGDPQYLKLEPPLTVNFERGQRISYLQAEVEVMARTDQALEGVERHMPVIRNNLLMLFADQSFEALNTRAGREDLRHASLEEINDILDERGIEGEVEAVYFTSFVMQ
- a CDS encoding flagellar assembly protein FliH, which gives rise to MDSGDRRLRIIPGEFAETAEAWETPDFDQPEIDRQRQAEQEQARRIEREKRRRRRERRRQAVAERLRLEDEARRSLPTVEEIEEIRATARRQGHQEGYEAGRHEGFHAGYPEGLQAGQSDGRRAGAVLVRRLRALLDTLGRPLEQLDRDAEDELLHLVFSVARRLALEELRTDPEHALAAVRQALRELPAQERGLTIQVHPEEHGFITEQLGTEVGDKGWSVVADAHLTPGGCIVTTETSRVDATVERRLDAVAEQLLGDAHAGEGGEAVQRSYRGRAPGAEEDDTAGEAGGEGAEAPAGDDGGGR
- the fliI gene encoding flagellar protein export ATPase FliI encodes the protein MSTVAGLAQDWTARVRRRVEHIEPVRPPVEGVLRRMVGLTLEAEGCRAPLGARCTIEDGQGGVEAEVVGFAGDRLYLMPTGDLRGVMPNARVVPRGSGAQARVGEELLGRVIDGGGQPIDGGGPLKARERTPLMAEPINPLERAPIAAPLDVGVRSINALFTVGRGQRMGLFAGSGVGKSVLLGMMTRYTTADVVVVGLIGERGREVREFITEILGRHGLARAVVVAAPADTSPLFRLHGAMRATSIAEYFRDQGYNVLLLMDSLTRYAQAQREIGLAIGEPPTTKGYPPSVFGLLPRLVERAGNGADGGGSITAFYTVLVEGDDQQEPIADSARAILDGHLVLSRSLADSGVYPAVDVEASISRAMMAITNGAHQKAAQRFRELYTAYRQNEDLISVGAYQRGSDPLVDQAIQYQPRLRAFLQQDVSEAVDFDESLASLGRLTGEVSG